A DNA window from Drosophila biarmipes strain raj3 chromosome 2R, RU_DBia_V1.1, whole genome shotgun sequence contains the following coding sequences:
- the LOC108030128 gene encoding protein 4.1 homolog isoform X4, translated as MPAEIKPSAPAEPETPTKSKAKSNSSSHGKPALARITLLDGSILDVSIDRKAIGRDVINSICAGLNLIEKDYFGLTYETPTDPRTWLDLEKPVAKFFRTDTWPLTFAVKFYPPEPSQLKEDITRYHLCLQVRNDILEGRLPCTFVTHALLGSYLVQSEMGDYDAEDMPTRAYLKEFKIAPNQTPELEDKVMDLHKTHKGQSPAEAELHYLENAKKLAMYGVDLHPAKDSEGVDIMLGVCASGLLVYRDKLRINRFAWPKILKISYKRHHFYIKIRPGEFEQYESTIGFKLANHRAAKKLWKSCVEHHTFFRLMTPEPATKSKLFPHFGSTYRYKGRTQAESTSTPVDRTPPKFDRTLSGARLTSRSMDALALAEKEKVARKSSTLDHRGDRNADGDAHSRSPIKNKKDKPPNELFLDLMDAEKEAKLREKKLKEKEEKERKEREKRELEEKKKAEKAAKAALAAGAAAGAAVNGNDELNDSNKSDKSSGRRGVGIFSSGRKSKSGSPSKDGKDKSGKDKDKEVGRLGLVVTSGLGDGQQDQNLDEAARNAAKNRGSTTPGVTRQYEYAVDEDGNASPTRKSYTPGGFRYDQDPNSRKSGADGQEQLSPTSQQKKIGLAFNYAPGNENALKETAEKLKAGQLSPRTQDKLNRGQLSPKSRAKLLQDPLLSPTTRAKLQGSAVDAAAVPLSDSQKRSYSPTKGPQGYSSGAPGSYKPISDPTADFLESQRYNREPGYVGPSKAAVAAGAAGAAAAAGAAGSKKPGSPTKSGKGAPGAGAAGAAAGAAAGAAGAAAAAAAARPKKRRVKIMVITSKFDPSNKRIDAENGSIEHSTGILDPATGLIDTKYGVIDPKKGTLEALNTKTGKKEVFQGDVDSKTGNLHLISGVADPKTGRLDDTLGQIVCITPQDNPVVELTVITSRIDPATGKIDTVNGDVERSLGVLNLDTGLLDTKYGEINTRTGELKAIDPKSGKIVVSKNVKVDPGTGQITILGVVDPKTNKIDPNQGRLIEVGQQIDPIVEVTSLAGKFDSKKNIIDAKTAQVETSGGQFDPKAGKIDTKYGQIDLVKHTITFNDPKSGKTVTRDIKIEPATGQIVLKNQVNPKNNKPDKDYARIISLRIVQQRVDPATKAPITQVSASKDKDIVVDPKSNQIWVPTGASDPATKEQQYISSSVDPKTGYVITIYGYLDPKTNEIKKQTKLDPNTIKIEPTSGKIYTATGEVDQATGEPLYAATQVDPESGEVYTKLARVDPKTGKIVIVRILLISKTDERGRPEEIDPSTCEIDPVSGRVLKFFNKTVYVYNMIDPVTGEIVQVDPNDPRFAGARTTVTHTMTLTGEIDPVTGRIKSEYGDIDPNTGDIDPATAVTDPVTGKLILNYAQIDPSHFGKQAQVQTTTETVPITRQQFFDGVKHIGKGALRRDSEGSSDDDMTAQYGSDQVKDIALNSAAGQAAGKLGKPVSTPTVVKTTTKQVLTKNNDGVTHNVEEEVRNLGTGEVTYSTQEHKKSPLYTTSTTTGPHVESTRVVLGEDSPGFSAHGEIISTQTVSSKTRTVETITYKTERDGIVETRVEQKITIQSDGDPIDHDKALAEAIQEATAMNPDMTVEKIEIQQQTQ; from the exons ATGCCTGCGGAAATTAAACCATCCGCGCCCGCTGAGCCGGAAACGCCGACCAAGAGCAAAGCCAAGAGCAACTCCTCCTCGCACGGCAAGCCTGCCCTCGCTCGCATCACCCTGCTGGATGGCTCCATCCTAGATGTGTCCATTGAT CGCAAGGCCATTGGTCGCGATGTGATCAACTCAATCTGCGCCGGCCTGAACCTCATTGAGAAGGACTACTTCGGCCTGACCTATGAAACGCCCACAGACCCGCGGACCTGGCTGGATCTGGAGAAGCCGGTGGCCAAGTTCTTCCGCACGGATACTTGGCCCCTGACCTTCGCCGTTAAGTTCTATCCCCCTGAGCCATCCCAGCTCAAGGAGGACATCACGCGCTACCACCTGTGCCTGCAGGTGCGCAACGACATCCTGGAGGGCCGACTGCCCTGCACATTTGTCACCCACGCCCTGCTCGGATCCTATCTGGTGCAGTCGGAGATGGGCGACTATGATGCCGAGGACATGCCCACGCGCGCGTATCTGAAGGAGTTCAAGATCGCCCCGAACCAGACTCCCGAGCTGGAGGACAAGGTCATGGATCTGCACAAGACCCACAA GGGCCAATCGCCCGCCGAGGCTGAGCTACACTACCTGGAGAACGCCAAGAAGCTGGCCATGTACGGCGTGGATTTGCATCCAGCCAAGGACTCAGAGGGCGTGGACATTATGCTGGGCGTGTGTGCCTCCGGCTTGCTCGTCTACCGCGATAA ACTACGCATCAACCGCTTTGCCTGGCCCAAGATCCTGAAGATCTCGTACAAGCGCCACCACTTCTACATCAAGATCCGACCTGGAGAGTTCGAGCAGTACGAGTCCACCATTGGCTTCAAGCTGGCCAACCACCGTGCCGCCAAGAAACTTTGGAAGTCGTGCGTGGAGCACCACACCTTCTTCCGGCTGATGACCCCGGAGCCGGCCACCAAGTCCAAGCTGTTCCCGCACTTCGGATCCACCTACCGCTACAAGGGTCGCACCCAGGCCGAGAGCACCTCCACGCCCGTGGATCGCACCCCTCCTAAGTTCGACAGGACTCTGTCTGGAGCTCGTCTCACTTCCCGAAGCATGGATG CCTTGGCCCTGGCCGAAAAGGAGAAGGTGGCCCGCAAGAGCAGCACCCTGGACCACCGGGGAGATCGCAACGCCGACGGAGACGCCCACAGCCGCAGTCCCATCAAGAACAAGAAGGACAAG CCCCCGAACGAGCTGTTCCTTGATCTTATG GACGCGGAGAAGGAGGCCAAGCTGAGGGAGAAGAAGCtcaaggagaaggaggagaaggagcGCAAGGAGCGGGAGAAGCGCGAGCTGGAGGAGAAGAAGAAGGCCGAGAAGGCGGCCAAGGCAGCACTGGCCGCTGGTGCCGCTGCAGGAGCCGCTGTTAATG GCAATGACGAGCTGAATGACTCCAACAAGTCTGACAAATCCTCAGGCAGACGT GGCGTTGGCATTTTCTCGTCGGGTCGCAAGAGCAAGAGCGGCTCCCCATCCAAGGATGGCAAGGACAAGTCCGGcaaggacaaggacaaggaAGTGGGTCGACTTGGTCTGGTCGTTACTTCTGGTCTGGGCGATGGTCAGCAGGATCAGAATCTGGACGAGGCGGCCAGGAATGCGGCCAAGAACCGAGGTTCCACCACGCCTGGTGTCACTAGGCAGTACGAATATGCCGTCGATGAGGATGGCAATGCCAGTCCCACGAGGAAGTCGTACACCCCAGGTGGTTTCCGCTACGATCAGGACCCCAACTCGAGGAAATCCGGTGCCGATGGTCAAGAGCAGCTGTCGCCCACCTCGCAGCAAAAGAAGATTGGCTTGGCCTTCAACTATGCTCCTGGCAATGAGAACGCTCTGAAGGAAACGGCTGAGAAGCTGAAGGCCGGACAGCTGTCGCCTCGCACCCAGGACAAGCTTAATCGCGGCCAGCTTTCGCCCAAGTCACGGGCCAAGCTCCTCCAGGATCCTCTCCTCTCGCCCACAACGCGTGCCAAGCTCCAGGGCAGTGCTGTGGATGCGGCTGCTGTGCCCCTTAGCGACTCCCAGAAGCGATCCTACTCGCCCACCAAGGGACCCCAGGGCTACTCCTCCGGAGCGCCGGGCAGCTACAAGCCCATCTCAGATCCCACGGCAGACTTCCTGGAATCCCAGCGCTACAACAGGGAGCCTGGCTACGTTGGACCCTCCAAGGCTGCCGTTGCTGCAGGTGccgctggagctgctgctgcagctggtgCTGCTGGCTCCAAGAAGCCTGGTTCTCCCACCAAGTCAGGAAAGGGAGCTccaggagctggagcagcgGGTGCTgcagcgggagcagcagcaggagccgccggagctgcagcagcagcagcagcggccagGCCGAAGAAGAGGCGTGTCAAGATCATGGTCATCACCTCCAAGTTCGATCCCTCCAACAAGCGCATCGATGCGGAGAACGGAAGCATTGAGCACTCCACTGGCATCCTAGACCCCGCCACGGGACTGATTGACACCAAGTACGGCGTGATTGATCCCAAGAAGGGAACCCTGGAGGCTCTGAACACCAAGACCGGAAAGAAGGAGGTGTTCCAAGGCGATGTCGACAGCAAAACTGGCAATCTGCACTTGATATCCGGAGTGGCGGATCCGAAGACAGGACGCCTGGATGATACGCTTGGTCAGATTGTGTGCATCACCCCTCAGGATAATCCTGTTGTTGAGCTTACTGTGATCACCAGCCGCATTGATCCTGCCACTGGAAAGATTGACACCGTTAACGGCGATGTGGAGCGATCCCTGGGCGTCCTGAACTTGGACACCGGACTGCTGGACACCAAGTATGGAGAGATCAACACCCGCACCGGCGAACTGAAGGCCATCGATCCCAAGTCTGGCAAGATTGTGGTCAGCAAGAATGTGAAGGTGGATCCGGGCACTGGCCAGATCACCATTCTGGGCGTTGTGGATCCCAAGACGAACAAGATCGACCCGAACCAGGGTCGCCTCATCGAGGTGGGCCAACAGATTGACCCCATTGTGGAGGTCACTTCGCTGGCGGGCAAGTTTGACTCCAAGAAAAACATCATCGATGCCAAGACGGCGCAGGTGGAGACTTCTGGTGGTCAGTTTGACCCCAAGGCCGGCAAGATCGATACCAAGTACGGACAGATCGATCTGGTCAAGCACACGATCACATTCAATGACCCCAAATCAGGTAAGACGGTCACCAGGGACATCAAGATTGAACCTGCCACCGGTCAGATTGTGCTGAAGAACCAGGTCAACCCGAAGAACAACAAGCCGGACAAGGATTACGCCAGGATCATCTCTCTGAGGATCGTGCAGCAGCGCGTGGATCCTGCCACCAAGGCGCCCATCACCCAGGTCAGCGCCTCCAAGGACAAGGACATCGTGGTGGATCCCAAGTCGAACCAGATTTGGGTGCCCACCGGAGCCAGCGACCCGGCCACCAAGGAGCAGCAGTACATCTCCAGCAGCGTCGACCCGAAGACGGGCTACGTCATCACCATCTACGGCTACCTCGACCCCAAGACCAACGAGATCAAGAAGCAGACCAAGCTCGACCCCAACACGATCAAGATCGAACCCACGTCCGGAAAGATATACACTGCCACCGGGGAGGTGGACCAGGCCACCGGGGAGCCGCTGTACGCGGCCACCCAGGTGGATCCCGAGTCGGGCGAGGTGTACACCAAGCTGGCGCGCGTCGACCCCAAGACGGGCAAGATCGTGATCGTGCGCATCCTGCTCATCTCGAAGACGGACGAGCGCGGTCGCCCGGAGGAGATCGATCCCTCCACCTGCGAAATCGATCCCGTCTCCGGCCGCGTTCTTAAGTTCTTCAATAAGACCGTTTATGTTTACAATATGATTGACCCTGTGACCGGTGAAATTGTGCAGGTGGACCCCAATGACCCGCGGTTCGCTGGCGCCCGCACCACGGTGACCCACACGATGACCCTGACTGGCGAGATCGACCCCGTGACCGGCAGGATCAAGAGCGAGTACGGCGACATTGACCCGAACACGGGCGACATCGATCCCGCCACGGCCGTCACGGATCCCGTGACCGGCAAACTGATCCTCAACTATGCCCAGATCGATCCCTCCCACTTCGGCAAGCAGGCGCAGGTGCAGACCACCACGGAAACGGTACCCATCACACGGCAGCAGTTCTTCGACGGCGTCAAGCACATAGGAAAGGGCGCTTTGCGGCGGGACTCCGAGGGCAGCTCCGATGACGACATGACCGCACAGTATGGCAGCGACCAGGTGAAGGACATCGCGCTGAACAGTGCGGCGGGACAGGCGGCCGGCAAGCTGGGCAAGCCAGTGAGCACGCCCACGGTGGTGAAGACCACCACCAAACAGGTGCTGACCAAGAACAACGATGGCGTGACCCACAacgtggaggaggaggtgcgCAACCTGGGCACGGGCGAGGTCACCTACTCCACGCAGGAACACAAG AAATCTCCGCTGTATACGACCTCCACTACGACTGGACCCCATGTGGAAAGCACCCGTGTGGTTCTGGGCGAGGACTCCCCCGGCTTCTCCGCACATGGCGAAATCATCTCCACCCAGACCGTCAGCAGCAAAACCCGCACTGTGGAAACCATTACC TACAAAACCGAACGCGATGGCATTGTGGAGACCCGAGTGGAACAGAAGATAACCATTCAGTCCGACGGAGATCCGATCGATCATGACAAAGCTCTGGCCGAGGCAATACAA GAAGCGACGGCCATGAACCCGGACATGACAGTCGAGAAGATTGAAATTCAGCAGCAAACGCAGTAG
- the LOC108030128 gene encoding protein 4.1 homolog isoform X1, with translation MPAEIKPSAPAEPETPTKSKAKSNSSSHGKPALARITLLDGSILDVSIDRKAIGRDVINSICAGLNLIEKDYFGLTYETPTDPRTWLDLEKPVAKFFRTDTWPLTFAVKFYPPEPSQLKEDITRYHLCLQVRNDILEGRLPCTFVTHALLGSYLVQSEMGDYDAEDMPTRAYLKEFKIAPNQTPELEDKVMDLHKTHKGQSPAEAELHYLENAKKLAMYGVDLHPAKDSEGVDIMLGVCASGLLVYRDKLRINRFAWPKILKISYKRHHFYIKIRPGEFEQYESTIGFKLANHRAAKKLWKSCVEHHTFFRLMTPEPATKSKLFPHFGSTYRYKGRTQAESTSTPVDRTPPKFDRTLSGARLTSRSMDALALAEKEKVARKSSTLDHRGDRNADGDAHSRSPIKNKKDKPPNELFLDLMDAEKEAKLREKKLKEKEEKERKEREKRELEEKKKAEKAAKAALAAGAAAGAAVNGNDELNDSNKSDKSSGRRGVGIFSSGRKSKSGSPSKDGKDKSGKDKDKEVGRLGLVVTSGLGDGQQDQNLDEAARNAAKNRGSTTPGVTRQYEYAVDEDGNASPTRKSYTPGGFRYDQDPNSRKSGADGQEQLSPTSQQKKIGLAFNYAPGNENALKETAEKLKAGQLSPRTQDKLNRGQLSPKSRAKLLQDPLLSPTTRAKLQGSAVDAAAVPLSDSQKRSYSPTKGPQGYSSGAPGSYKPISDPTADFLESQRYNREPGYVGPSKAAVAAGAAGAAAAAGAAGSKKPGSPTKSGKGAPGAGAAGAAAGAAAGAAGAAAAAAAARPKKRRVKIMVITSKFDPSNKRIDAENGSIEHSTGILDPATGLIDTKYGVIDPKKGTLEALNTKTGKKEVFQGDVDSKTGNLHLISGVADPKTGRLDDTLGQIVCITPQDNPVVELTVITSRIDPATGKIDTVNGDVERSLGVLNLDTGLLDTKYGEINTRTGELKAIDPKSGKIVVSKNVKVDPGTGQITILGVVDPKTNKIDPNQGRLIEVGQQIDPIVEVTSLAGKFDSKKNIIDAKTAQVETSGGQFDPKAGKIDTKYGQIDLVKHTITFNDPKSGKTVTRDIKIEPATGQIVLKNQVNPKNNKPDKDYARIISLRIVQQRVDPATKAPITQVSASKDKDIVVDPKSNQIWVPTGASDPATKEQQYISSSVDPKTGYVITIYGYLDPKTNEIKKQTKLDPNTIKIEPTSGKIYTATGEVDQATGEPLYAATQVDPESGEVYTKLARVDPKTGKIVIVRILLISKTDERGRPEEIDPSTCEIDPVSGRVLKFFNKTVYVYNMIDPVTGEIVQVDPNDPRFAGARTTVTHTMTLTGEIDPVTGRIKSEYGDIDPNTGDIDPATAVTDPVTGKLILNYAQIDPSHFGKQAQVQTTTETVPITRQQFFDGVKHIGKGALRRDSEGSSDDDMTAQYGSDQVKDIALNSAAGQAAGKLGKPVSTPTVVKTTTKQVLTKNNDGVTHNVEEEVRNLGTGEVTYSTQEHKADATPTDLSGAYVTATAVTTRTATTHEDLGKNAKTEQLEEKTVATTRTHDPNKQQQRVVTQEVKTTATVTSGDQYQRRDSVSSTSSGDSGTPIDGPYDGASVVRTDNQKSPLYTTSTTTGPHVESTRVVLGEDSPGFSAHGEIISTQTVSSKTRTVETITYKTERDGIVETRVEQKITIQSDGDPIDHDKALAEAIQEATAMNPDMTVEKIEIQQQTQ, from the exons ATGCCTGCGGAAATTAAACCATCCGCGCCCGCTGAGCCGGAAACGCCGACCAAGAGCAAAGCCAAGAGCAACTCCTCCTCGCACGGCAAGCCTGCCCTCGCTCGCATCACCCTGCTGGATGGCTCCATCCTAGATGTGTCCATTGAT CGCAAGGCCATTGGTCGCGATGTGATCAACTCAATCTGCGCCGGCCTGAACCTCATTGAGAAGGACTACTTCGGCCTGACCTATGAAACGCCCACAGACCCGCGGACCTGGCTGGATCTGGAGAAGCCGGTGGCCAAGTTCTTCCGCACGGATACTTGGCCCCTGACCTTCGCCGTTAAGTTCTATCCCCCTGAGCCATCCCAGCTCAAGGAGGACATCACGCGCTACCACCTGTGCCTGCAGGTGCGCAACGACATCCTGGAGGGCCGACTGCCCTGCACATTTGTCACCCACGCCCTGCTCGGATCCTATCTGGTGCAGTCGGAGATGGGCGACTATGATGCCGAGGACATGCCCACGCGCGCGTATCTGAAGGAGTTCAAGATCGCCCCGAACCAGACTCCCGAGCTGGAGGACAAGGTCATGGATCTGCACAAGACCCACAA GGGCCAATCGCCCGCCGAGGCTGAGCTACACTACCTGGAGAACGCCAAGAAGCTGGCCATGTACGGCGTGGATTTGCATCCAGCCAAGGACTCAGAGGGCGTGGACATTATGCTGGGCGTGTGTGCCTCCGGCTTGCTCGTCTACCGCGATAA ACTACGCATCAACCGCTTTGCCTGGCCCAAGATCCTGAAGATCTCGTACAAGCGCCACCACTTCTACATCAAGATCCGACCTGGAGAGTTCGAGCAGTACGAGTCCACCATTGGCTTCAAGCTGGCCAACCACCGTGCCGCCAAGAAACTTTGGAAGTCGTGCGTGGAGCACCACACCTTCTTCCGGCTGATGACCCCGGAGCCGGCCACCAAGTCCAAGCTGTTCCCGCACTTCGGATCCACCTACCGCTACAAGGGTCGCACCCAGGCCGAGAGCACCTCCACGCCCGTGGATCGCACCCCTCCTAAGTTCGACAGGACTCTGTCTGGAGCTCGTCTCACTTCCCGAAGCATGGATG CCTTGGCCCTGGCCGAAAAGGAGAAGGTGGCCCGCAAGAGCAGCACCCTGGACCACCGGGGAGATCGCAACGCCGACGGAGACGCCCACAGCCGCAGTCCCATCAAGAACAAGAAGGACAAG CCCCCGAACGAGCTGTTCCTTGATCTTATG GACGCGGAGAAGGAGGCCAAGCTGAGGGAGAAGAAGCtcaaggagaaggaggagaaggagcGCAAGGAGCGGGAGAAGCGCGAGCTGGAGGAGAAGAAGAAGGCCGAGAAGGCGGCCAAGGCAGCACTGGCCGCTGGTGCCGCTGCAGGAGCCGCTGTTAATG GCAATGACGAGCTGAATGACTCCAACAAGTCTGACAAATCCTCAGGCAGACGT GGCGTTGGCATTTTCTCGTCGGGTCGCAAGAGCAAGAGCGGCTCCCCATCCAAGGATGGCAAGGACAAGTCCGGcaaggacaaggacaaggaAGTGGGTCGACTTGGTCTGGTCGTTACTTCTGGTCTGGGCGATGGTCAGCAGGATCAGAATCTGGACGAGGCGGCCAGGAATGCGGCCAAGAACCGAGGTTCCACCACGCCTGGTGTCACTAGGCAGTACGAATATGCCGTCGATGAGGATGGCAATGCCAGTCCCACGAGGAAGTCGTACACCCCAGGTGGTTTCCGCTACGATCAGGACCCCAACTCGAGGAAATCCGGTGCCGATGGTCAAGAGCAGCTGTCGCCCACCTCGCAGCAAAAGAAGATTGGCTTGGCCTTCAACTATGCTCCTGGCAATGAGAACGCTCTGAAGGAAACGGCTGAGAAGCTGAAGGCCGGACAGCTGTCGCCTCGCACCCAGGACAAGCTTAATCGCGGCCAGCTTTCGCCCAAGTCACGGGCCAAGCTCCTCCAGGATCCTCTCCTCTCGCCCACAACGCGTGCCAAGCTCCAGGGCAGTGCTGTGGATGCGGCTGCTGTGCCCCTTAGCGACTCCCAGAAGCGATCCTACTCGCCCACCAAGGGACCCCAGGGCTACTCCTCCGGAGCGCCGGGCAGCTACAAGCCCATCTCAGATCCCACGGCAGACTTCCTGGAATCCCAGCGCTACAACAGGGAGCCTGGCTACGTTGGACCCTCCAAGGCTGCCGTTGCTGCAGGTGccgctggagctgctgctgcagctggtgCTGCTGGCTCCAAGAAGCCTGGTTCTCCCACCAAGTCAGGAAAGGGAGCTccaggagctggagcagcgGGTGCTgcagcgggagcagcagcaggagccgccggagctgcagcagcagcagcagcggccagGCCGAAGAAGAGGCGTGTCAAGATCATGGTCATCACCTCCAAGTTCGATCCCTCCAACAAGCGCATCGATGCGGAGAACGGAAGCATTGAGCACTCCACTGGCATCCTAGACCCCGCCACGGGACTGATTGACACCAAGTACGGCGTGATTGATCCCAAGAAGGGAACCCTGGAGGCTCTGAACACCAAGACCGGAAAGAAGGAGGTGTTCCAAGGCGATGTCGACAGCAAAACTGGCAATCTGCACTTGATATCCGGAGTGGCGGATCCGAAGACAGGACGCCTGGATGATACGCTTGGTCAGATTGTGTGCATCACCCCTCAGGATAATCCTGTTGTTGAGCTTACTGTGATCACCAGCCGCATTGATCCTGCCACTGGAAAGATTGACACCGTTAACGGCGATGTGGAGCGATCCCTGGGCGTCCTGAACTTGGACACCGGACTGCTGGACACCAAGTATGGAGAGATCAACACCCGCACCGGCGAACTGAAGGCCATCGATCCCAAGTCTGGCAAGATTGTGGTCAGCAAGAATGTGAAGGTGGATCCGGGCACTGGCCAGATCACCATTCTGGGCGTTGTGGATCCCAAGACGAACAAGATCGACCCGAACCAGGGTCGCCTCATCGAGGTGGGCCAACAGATTGACCCCATTGTGGAGGTCACTTCGCTGGCGGGCAAGTTTGACTCCAAGAAAAACATCATCGATGCCAAGACGGCGCAGGTGGAGACTTCTGGTGGTCAGTTTGACCCCAAGGCCGGCAAGATCGATACCAAGTACGGACAGATCGATCTGGTCAAGCACACGATCACATTCAATGACCCCAAATCAGGTAAGACGGTCACCAGGGACATCAAGATTGAACCTGCCACCGGTCAGATTGTGCTGAAGAACCAGGTCAACCCGAAGAACAACAAGCCGGACAAGGATTACGCCAGGATCATCTCTCTGAGGATCGTGCAGCAGCGCGTGGATCCTGCCACCAAGGCGCCCATCACCCAGGTCAGCGCCTCCAAGGACAAGGACATCGTGGTGGATCCCAAGTCGAACCAGATTTGGGTGCCCACCGGAGCCAGCGACCCGGCCACCAAGGAGCAGCAGTACATCTCCAGCAGCGTCGACCCGAAGACGGGCTACGTCATCACCATCTACGGCTACCTCGACCCCAAGACCAACGAGATCAAGAAGCAGACCAAGCTCGACCCCAACACGATCAAGATCGAACCCACGTCCGGAAAGATATACACTGCCACCGGGGAGGTGGACCAGGCCACCGGGGAGCCGCTGTACGCGGCCACCCAGGTGGATCCCGAGTCGGGCGAGGTGTACACCAAGCTGGCGCGCGTCGACCCCAAGACGGGCAAGATCGTGATCGTGCGCATCCTGCTCATCTCGAAGACGGACGAGCGCGGTCGCCCGGAGGAGATCGATCCCTCCACCTGCGAAATCGATCCCGTCTCCGGCCGCGTTCTTAAGTTCTTCAATAAGACCGTTTATGTTTACAATATGATTGACCCTGTGACCGGTGAAATTGTGCAGGTGGACCCCAATGACCCGCGGTTCGCTGGCGCCCGCACCACGGTGACCCACACGATGACCCTGACTGGCGAGATCGACCCCGTGACCGGCAGGATCAAGAGCGAGTACGGCGACATTGACCCGAACACGGGCGACATCGATCCCGCCACGGCCGTCACGGATCCCGTGACCGGCAAACTGATCCTCAACTATGCCCAGATCGATCCCTCCCACTTCGGCAAGCAGGCGCAGGTGCAGACCACCACGGAAACGGTACCCATCACACGGCAGCAGTTCTTCGACGGCGTCAAGCACATAGGAAAGGGCGCTTTGCGGCGGGACTCCGAGGGCAGCTCCGATGACGACATGACCGCACAGTATGGCAGCGACCAGGTGAAGGACATCGCGCTGAACAGTGCGGCGGGACAGGCGGCCGGCAAGCTGGGCAAGCCAGTGAGCACGCCCACGGTGGTGAAGACCACCACCAAACAGGTGCTGACCAAGAACAACGATGGCGTGACCCACAacgtggaggaggaggtgcgCAACCTGGGCACGGGCGAGGTCACCTACTCCACGCAGGAACACAAG GCTGATGCTACACCCACCGACCTGAGTGGCGCCTATGTCACGGCCACCGCTGTCACCACCCGCACCGCCACCACGCACGAGGATCTGGGCAAGAACGCCAAGAcggagcagctggaggagaagACGGTGGCCACCACCCGCACCCACGACCCcaacaagcagcagcagcgcgtCGTCACCCAGGAGGTGAAGACGACGGCGACGGTGACCAGTGGGGACCAG TATCAGAGGAGGGACAGCGTTTCCTCGACCAGCTCCGGCGACTCGGGCACGCCCATCGACGGACCCTACGATGGTGCCAGTGTGGTGCGCACAGATAACCAG AAATCTCCGCTGTATACGACCTCCACTACGACTGGACCCCATGTGGAAAGCACCCGTGTGGTTCTGGGCGAGGACTCCCCCGGCTTCTCCGCACATGGCGAAATCATCTCCACCCAGACCGTCAGCAGCAAAACCCGCACTGTGGAAACCATTACC TACAAAACCGAACGCGATGGCATTGTGGAGACCCGAGTGGAACAGAAGATAACCATTCAGTCCGACGGAGATCCGATCGATCATGACAAAGCTCTGGCCGAGGCAATACAA GAAGCGACGGCCATGAACCCGGACATGACAGTCGAGAAGATTGAAATTCAGCAGCAAACGCAGTAG